From one Pseudomonas fluorescens genomic stretch:
- a CDS encoding ImcF-related family protein: MAVIVVTGGVAWWLWEGLPGSRATLQDMLLKGLVCWVLLVAMAVLAWQVMQRTIGRLVSHAYRWPFKSDTKAAPPKTDSEAANYLRGAYGPFWRRKVRLLLIVGEPDQVGVIAPGLVAQKWLVGQSTVLLHGGSLLSEQEQNLLAQWQALTLGRGLDGIVWALSNDQSNDTASVSIGVCRLQNLARDLRWQLPLHLWQVCSSQWSQHPRSAQPVGCLLPRQLTAAQLDEHLQRLQPPLREQGLAHIQKNLGHDFLLRLSRDLQAEGTARWRTALSDILGTRGVFLRGLWFSLAVQQKNVVDSGHHWHPDPAWLGVLGDKAANSQRLGWSAPRVGYAVALTLAALWGAGLLLSFVSNRAQVAHVQASLTSLQLSPGTEQPLQALSELVRELARLDYRADQGAPWYQGFGLDQSQALRDALWPHYVQANHALLRDPAVAQLQSQLAALVKLAPDSPERVRRARDAYDQLKAYLMLARPDKADAAFLVETLGKAEPTLWQFYGQQLSVNPGWAIEPHPRLVAQVRQVLLGQLGQRNAEASLYRQALESAANHYPAMNLQQMVGDTDATALFTTGASVPGVFTRQAWEGQVRAAIDDAAKARREEIDWVLSDNPTDIAAELRPEELKERLTARYFEDYSRAWMDFLNSLRWQQSDSLAEVIEQLTLMSDVRQSPLIALMNTLAYQGQAGVRGVALTDSLIKSAQTLVAQDKVAVIDPLPQGPSGPLDATFGPLLAVLGKGPEGQGGNSSLSLQAFLTRVTGVRLKLQQISSAPDPQAMTQALAQTVFQGKQVDLTDTRSFGSLIAASLGAQWGGIAQTLFVQPLDQAWQRVLQPSAAALNSQWQRAIVNEWHGAFAGRYPFVATASDASLPMLGQMIRAESGRIEQFLQQQLAGLLRKEGSRWVADPRHSQGLRFNPQFLTAINQLSHLADVLYTDGGMGLSFELQGKPVRDVVQTTFILNGERHQYFNQRESWQRFRWPGHSDYPGTRLSWTSVHTGERLLGDYQGTWGLIRLLEEAQVTPLDDGDSRFRLVLEAPDGLGLTWNLRTELGAGPLAMLTLRDFTLPKQIFLAEGDSQPSYAQAGSAE, translated from the coding sequence TATGGCTGTACTCGCATGGCAAGTCATGCAGCGCACAATTGGCAGGCTTGTGAGCCACGCTTACAGGTGGCCGTTCAAGTCCGATACCAAGGCCGCGCCCCCCAAAACCGACTCTGAAGCAGCGAACTACCTGCGGGGGGCTTACGGCCCTTTCTGGCGCCGCAAGGTTCGTCTGCTGTTAATCGTCGGCGAGCCCGACCAGGTCGGTGTCATCGCTCCAGGCCTGGTTGCACAGAAATGGTTGGTAGGTCAAAGCACGGTGCTGCTGCACGGCGGTAGTCTGTTGTCTGAACAGGAGCAAAACCTGCTCGCACAATGGCAGGCGCTAACCCTCGGGCGCGGCCTAGACGGCATCGTCTGGGCACTCAGTAACGACCAAAGTAATGACACTGCTTCAGTAAGCATAGGTGTCTGCCGCCTGCAGAATCTAGCCAGAGACCTGCGCTGGCAACTGCCACTGCATCTGTGGCAGGTCTGCAGCAGCCAATGGTCGCAACACCCACGCAGCGCGCAACCTGTAGGTTGCCTGTTGCCGCGTCAACTCACGGCTGCGCAACTGGATGAGCATCTGCAACGCCTGCAGCCGCCGCTGCGCGAGCAGGGGCTTGCACACATCCAAAAAAATCTCGGCCATGATTTTCTCCTGCGCTTGTCGCGCGACCTTCAGGCCGAAGGCACTGCTCGATGGCGCACTGCGCTTTCCGACATACTGGGTACCCGTGGGGTCTTCCTGCGCGGCTTGTGGTTCAGCTTGGCGGTGCAACAAAAGAACGTGGTCGACTCGGGCCATCATTGGCACCCTGACCCGGCCTGGCTTGGCGTGCTGGGTGACAAGGCCGCTAACTCGCAGCGCCTGGGTTGGAGCGCTCCTCGCGTCGGCTATGCCGTCGCCCTGACCTTGGCCGCATTGTGGGGGGCTGGGCTGCTGCTGTCCTTCGTCAGCAATCGCGCCCAGGTTGCGCACGTGCAGGCTTCCCTGACGTCCCTGCAACTGTCACCCGGTACCGAACAGCCCTTGCAGGCTTTGAGCGAGCTGGTGCGCGAACTGGCACGCCTGGATTACCGTGCCGATCAGGGCGCGCCCTGGTATCAAGGCTTCGGCCTGGACCAGAGCCAGGCCCTGCGTGATGCCCTGTGGCCGCATTATGTGCAGGCCAACCATGCATTGTTGCGCGACCCAGCGGTGGCGCAGTTGCAAAGCCAGCTCGCCGCGCTGGTCAAGCTGGCGCCAGACAGCCCAGAGCGTGTCCGACGTGCCCGCGACGCCTATGATCAGCTCAAGGCTTACCTGATGCTGGCACGTCCGGATAAAGCCGATGCGGCGTTCCTGGTTGAGACCTTGGGCAAGGCTGAGCCGACCTTGTGGCAGTTCTACGGGCAACAGCTGTCAGTCAACCCAGGCTGGGCCATCGAGCCCCACCCGAGGCTGGTGGCCCAGGTTCGTCAAGTGTTGCTGGGCCAGCTTGGCCAGCGCAATGCCGAAGCCAGCCTGTACCGGCAGGCACTGGAGAGTGCAGCCAATCACTACCCGGCCATGAACCTGCAGCAGATGGTCGGCGACACCGATGCCACCGCGTTGTTCACCACTGGCGCCAGCGTGCCTGGCGTGTTCACCCGTCAGGCCTGGGAAGGGCAGGTCCGTGCGGCCATTGATGACGCCGCCAAGGCACGCCGCGAAGAAATCGACTGGGTACTCAGTGACAACCCAACGGATATTGCCGCCGAGCTGCGCCCTGAAGAGCTGAAGGAGCGTTTGACCGCCCGTTACTTTGAGGATTACAGCCGCGCCTGGATGGATTTTCTCAACAGCCTGCGCTGGCAGCAGTCCGACAGTCTGGCTGAGGTGATCGAGCAGTTGACGCTGATGAGTGACGTGCGCCAGTCGCCCTTGATTGCCTTGATGAACACCTTGGCTTACCAGGGGCAGGCGGGGGTCCGCGGCGTGGCCTTGACTGATTCATTGATCAAGTCCGCCCAGACCCTGGTGGCCCAGGACAAGGTTGCGGTGATCGACCCGTTGCCCCAGGGGCCGAGCGGGCCGTTGGATGCCACCTTCGGGCCGTTGCTGGCCGTGCTCGGCAAAGGCCCGGAAGGCCAGGGTGGCAACAGCAGCTTGAGCCTGCAGGCATTTCTCACCCGGGTGACGGGTGTGCGTCTGAAACTGCAGCAAATCAGCAGTGCGCCCGACCCCCAGGCGATGACGCAGGCCCTGGCGCAGACAGTGTTCCAGGGTAAGCAGGTCGACCTGACTGATACCCGGTCCTTTGGCAGCTTGATTGCCGCCAGCTTGGGCGCGCAGTGGGGTGGGATCGCACAGACGCTGTTTGTGCAGCCGTTGGACCAGGCCTGGCAGCGCGTGCTGCAACCTTCGGCAGCAGCGCTGAACAGTCAATGGCAACGGGCGATCGTCAATGAATGGCATGGCGCGTTTGCCGGGCGCTATCCCTTTGTTGCGACAGCCAGCGATGCATCGCTGCCGATGTTGGGGCAGATGATCCGTGCCGAATCCGGACGTATCGAGCAGTTCCTGCAGCAGCAACTGGCGGGGCTGCTGCGCAAGGAGGGTAGTCGTTGGGTCGCCGACCCTCGGCACAGCCAGGGTTTGCGCTTCAACCCGCAGTTTCTGACGGCGATCAACCAGCTCAGCCATCTGGCCGATGTGCTGTACACCGATGGCGGCATGGGCTTGAGCTTTGAACTGCAGGGCAAACCGGTACGCGATGTGGTGCAAACCACCTTCATCCTCAATGGCGAACGGCATCAGTACTTCAACCAGCGGGAAAGCTGGCAACGCTTTCGCTGGCCGGGGCACAGCGACTACCCAGGCACCCGCCTGAGCTGGACCAGCGTCCATACCGGCGAGCGACTGTTGGGTGACTATCAGGGCACGTGGGGCTTGATCCGTTTGCTCGAAGAAGCCCAGGTAACGCCATTGGACGATGGTGACAGCCGTTTTCGCCTGGTGCTTGAAGCGCCCGATGGCTTGGGGTTGACCTGGAACCTGCGCACTGAACTGGGGGCAGGGCCGTTGGCTATGCTCACGTTGCGTGACTTCACCTTGCCCAAGCAAATCTTTCTCGCCGAGGGTGATAGCCAGCCGAGCTATGCACAGGCCGGGAGCGCCGAATGA
- the tssA gene encoding type VI secretion system protein TssA: MSLQNLIDSCLAEHEPLTLAREHGLLWETWIQPIDAVSPVGVDPVYDDDFQRMREEVNKLSGADVDRVVQLAHKLLTQTCKDLRVATYYLWARLHKEGEAGLADGLSLLAALVQRYAAEVLPVRPNSRKMALEWLASSKVLDSLSLYPQVVKAEAQRTVAALAWLEDGLSAWPQDLRPNLGALHSALSARLTQSGGVDALVPQNSAIHAATTHSAGANLTSIKSGRDLLENGRGLAGYLREQPKGWLAAHRLMKSLRWDTVHQVPPQDVGGITRLAPPRGEYRAQLKRLYLQQSWHELLDQVERVYAEGVNHFWLDLQWYLYQALSKLSTPHSGWVGIVKRDLGMFLERLPGLETLRWSDGSAFADETTCEWISQQVSGTRSQQWLPAPVGVSGSADTQILSLESEALAQADSDGVEQALAWLAARPDVATGRQRWLLRLLMARVAEQYSKSELAIHLLGELDARAQRQALTEWEPELSFEVKARLLKLLRSKAQRNDADKPALAERMETLLAALVAMDPVRAAVLCG; encoded by the coding sequence ATGAGCCTGCAGAACTTGATCGACAGTTGCTTGGCCGAGCATGAGCCCTTGACCCTGGCGCGCGAACACGGGCTGCTTTGGGAGACCTGGATACAACCCATCGATGCCGTTTCTCCGGTGGGCGTGGATCCAGTCTATGACGATGACTTCCAGCGCATGCGTGAAGAGGTCAATAAACTTTCCGGCGCCGACGTGGACCGTGTGGTGCAACTGGCGCACAAGCTGCTGACCCAAACGTGCAAGGACCTGCGTGTAGCCACGTATTACCTGTGGGCGCGCTTGCACAAGGAGGGAGAGGCTGGGTTGGCTGACGGTCTGAGTTTGCTGGCGGCCTTGGTGCAGCGTTACGCCGCCGAAGTCCTGCCCGTGCGACCCAACAGCCGCAAGATGGCTTTGGAGTGGCTGGCCAGCAGCAAGGTGCTGGACAGCCTCTCCCTGTACCCACAGGTGGTGAAAGCGGAGGCTCAGCGGACGGTCGCCGCCCTTGCCTGGTTGGAAGACGGGCTCAGCGCCTGGCCGCAAGACCTGCGTCCAAACCTTGGGGCATTGCATAGCGCTTTGTCCGCGCGCTTGACCCAGTCCGGTGGCGTAGATGCACTGGTGCCGCAGAACAGCGCAATTCACGCAGCGACCACGCACAGCGCTGGGGCGAACCTCACGTCGATCAAATCGGGGCGCGACCTGTTGGAAAACGGCCGCGGGCTGGCGGGTTATCTGCGCGAGCAGCCCAAGGGCTGGCTGGCAGCCCACCGCTTAATGAAGAGCTTGCGCTGGGACACGGTGCATCAAGTACCCCCGCAAGATGTCGGCGGCATTACCCGTCTCGCGCCGCCTCGTGGTGAATACCGGGCACAGCTCAAGCGCTTGTATCTGCAACAGAGCTGGCATGAATTGCTTGACCAGGTCGAACGGGTGTACGCCGAAGGTGTGAACCATTTCTGGTTGGACCTGCAATGGTACCTGTACCAGGCACTGAGCAAGCTTTCGACTCCGCACAGTGGCTGGGTAGGCATCGTCAAACGCGACCTGGGCATGTTCCTCGAACGATTGCCAGGGCTTGAGACGCTGCGCTGGAGCGATGGTTCAGCCTTCGCTGATGAGACCACCTGCGAGTGGATCAGTCAGCAGGTCAGTGGCACCCGCTCCCAGCAGTGGTTGCCTGCTCCCGTAGGCGTATCCGGTAGTGCAGACACCCAGATTCTTTCTCTGGAGAGCGAGGCGCTGGCACAGGCCGACAGCGACGGGGTAGAGCAGGCACTGGCATGGCTGGCGGCCCGCCCCGACGTGGCGACCGGGCGGCAACGCTGGCTACTGCGGCTGCTGATGGCGCGAGTGGCCGAGCAGTACAGCAAGAGTGAGCTGGCTATTCATCTGTTAGGCGAACTAGATGCCCGCGCCCAGCGCCAGGCGTTGACCGAGTGGGAGCCTGAGCTGAGCTTCGAGGTCAAGGCGCGCCTGCTTAAGCTGCTGCGCTCGAAAGCACAGCGCAATGATGCCGACAAGCCGGCCCTGGCCGAGCGAATGGAGACGCTGCTGGCGGCGCTGGTGGCCATGGATCCGGTACGCGCCGCAGTACTTTGCGGCTAA
- the tssF gene encoding type VI secretion system baseplate subunit TssF, translating to MSTDNLTLRYFDAEMRYLREAGKEFADAFPDRAAQLNLDKPGADDPYVERLFEGFAFLMGRLREKLDDDLPELTEGLVSLLWPHYLRTIPSLSVIELVPELEQMKRSEVIAKGFEVLSQPIGPQRTRCRYTTTQALTLHPLVLESLRLGHEPDGRSLLRLRFACGGLTDWGQIDLSRLPLYLNADAALASALHQALTLNSQAMYVRLPGQPERRALDGHFKPKGFADDDLLWPKGDSAFSGYQLLLEYFTFREKFMFVTLCGLEQLDLAAGTPWFELDVVLSEPWPHAFSPSAEHIRLHAVPVINLFALEADPLTLQPLQSDYLLRPMRLQDGHTEIYSVDRVTASKNAERQDYVPFTSFRHKGGMLRDEAPERYFHTRLKRGANGLHDTWLILGGEGFDKDTLQVRESLSLRLTGTNGQLPRKALQGTLLDTVVQSTQTGMRVRNLSAPTLPCYPPNRDRFHWRVLSHLGSNFLPMLDSAEVLRGTLALYDWTASEMNRRRLEAIVDVNHHLIQRFEKGFLLRGVGIEVTLDANGFSGEGDISLFGEMLNRFFALYADIHLCNQLTLILQPTGKCLRWNENHSQRIPG from the coding sequence TTGAGCACGGACAATCTGACGCTACGTTACTTCGACGCCGAGATGCGCTACCTGCGTGAGGCCGGCAAGGAGTTCGCCGACGCCTTTCCGGACCGGGCGGCGCAGTTGAACCTGGACAAGCCTGGGGCGGACGACCCTTATGTGGAGCGCTTGTTCGAAGGGTTTGCCTTTCTCATGGGGCGGCTGCGCGAAAAGCTCGACGATGACTTGCCGGAGCTGACCGAAGGGCTGGTCAGCCTGCTGTGGCCACACTACCTGCGCACCATTCCCTCGCTGTCGGTGATCGAACTGGTGCCCGAATTGGAGCAAATGAAGCGCAGCGAGGTGATCGCCAAGGGGTTTGAGGTGTTGTCGCAGCCCATCGGCCCGCAGCGCACCCGTTGTCGCTACACCACCACTCAGGCGTTGACACTCCATCCACTCGTGCTGGAGTCCCTGCGCCTGGGGCACGAGCCGGACGGACGCTCGCTGTTGCGACTGCGCTTTGCCTGCGGCGGGTTGACGGATTGGGGCCAGATAGATCTCAGTCGATTGCCGTTGTACCTCAATGCCGATGCCGCGTTAGCGAGCGCACTGCATCAAGCTCTGACGCTGAACAGCCAGGCCATGTATGTGCGCTTGCCAGGGCAGCCGGAGCGTCGGGCGCTTGATGGTCATTTCAAGCCCAAGGGGTTTGCCGACGACGACCTCCTATGGCCCAAAGGCGATAGCGCTTTCAGTGGTTATCAGCTGCTTTTGGAGTATTTCACCTTTCGCGAGAAGTTCATGTTCGTGACCCTGTGTGGCCTGGAACAGTTGGACCTTGCTGCGGGTACGCCCTGGTTTGAACTGGACGTGGTCTTGAGCGAGCCGTGGCCGCATGCGTTTTCACCCAGCGCCGAGCATATCCGCTTGCATGCCGTGCCGGTCATCAACCTGTTCGCGCTGGAAGCTGATCCGTTGACCCTGCAGCCCTTGCAGAGTGACTACTTGCTGCGCCCCATGCGGCTGCAGGACGGCCATACCGAAATCTATTCAGTGGACCGGGTCACCGCTTCGAAAAATGCTGAGCGCCAGGACTATGTCCCCTTCACCAGCTTTCGCCACAAAGGCGGGATGCTACGGGACGAGGCACCGGAACGGTACTTTCATACTCGCCTGAAACGCGGCGCCAATGGCCTGCACGATACCTGGCTGATCCTCGGCGGTGAGGGTTTTGATAAAGACACGCTGCAGGTGCGTGAAAGCCTGTCACTACGCTTGACGGGCACCAACGGTCAGCTGCCTCGCAAGGCGCTGCAAGGCACATTGCTCGATACTGTGGTGCAGTCCACCCAAACCGGCATGCGGGTGCGTAACTTGTCTGCGCCGACCTTGCCCTGTTACCCGCCAAACCGTGATCGCTTCCACTGGCGCGTGCTCAGTCATCTGGGCTCCAATTTCCTGCCCATGCTCGACAGTGCTGAAGTGTTGCGCGGCACCTTGGCGCTATATGACTGGACCGCCAGCGAGATGAACCGACGTCGCCTGGAGGCAATTGTCGATGTCAACCACCACCTGATTCAGCGTTTCGAAAAAGGCTTTCTGCTGCGAGGGGTGGGCATCGAGGTCACCTTGGACGCCAATGGCTTCTCGGGGGAGGGTGACATCAGCCTGTTTGGTGAAATGCTCAACCGCTTCTTTGCCCTGTACGCCGATATTCACCTGTGTAACCAGCTTACATTGATCCTGCAACCGACCGGGAAGTGCCTGCGATGGAACGAGAATCACAGCCAGCGAATTCCCGGTTGA
- the tssG gene encoding type VI secretion system baseplate subunit TssG, translating into MERESQPANSRLKADELLQTLKQQVAEANLYRFCQLLEQALPDRPPLGSSAHPADDAVRFRPDPGMGFPASELKAIETDEAFAHRPATVRTRLLGLYGVDSPLPTAYLDDIAQRREGHEALAAFLDIFNHRVFTQFYRIWRKYSYPATFEAGGTDATSQCLLGLIGLGIPGTAERIATPMSRFLALLSVMRLPTRNAEGIVALVKLLAPNTTAQVTAHWPQKVALTQSASLSSDHPVSLSQSTPLGSVGWDANSQLHLALLTQDPQEVSGWLPGGQLHSDLLVLLRVYLGWRCTAKLQLSLPVRHLPAPVLGVTSSKLGMTAVLGVAEQDIITINLGRYQGLQINPQHRETQHVAYRF; encoded by the coding sequence ATGGAACGAGAATCACAGCCAGCGAATTCCCGGTTGAAGGCCGATGAGTTGCTGCAGACGCTGAAACAGCAGGTGGCCGAGGCCAACCTGTATCGCTTCTGCCAGTTGCTGGAACAAGCGTTGCCGGACCGGCCGCCCTTGGGCAGTTCTGCGCATCCGGCGGACGACGCGGTGCGTTTTCGACCCGACCCCGGCATGGGCTTTCCGGCTAGCGAACTGAAGGCGATCGAGACCGATGAAGCCTTCGCGCACCGGCCAGCCACGGTGCGCACGCGCCTGCTTGGGCTCTACGGTGTCGATTCGCCGTTGCCAACCGCCTACCTGGATGACATTGCCCAGCGCCGGGAAGGGCACGAAGCGCTAGCGGCGTTTCTCGATATCTTCAATCACCGGGTATTTACCCAGTTCTACCGCATCTGGCGTAAGTACTCCTACCCCGCCACGTTCGAAGCTGGGGGGACTGACGCGACGTCGCAGTGCTTATTGGGCCTGATCGGACTTGGGATTCCCGGCACCGCCGAGCGTATCGCCACCCCCATGTCGCGTTTCTTGGCACTGCTCAGTGTAATGCGCTTGCCTACCCGCAATGCCGAGGGGATTGTTGCGCTGGTCAAACTGCTGGCGCCCAACACAACTGCACAGGTGACTGCGCACTGGCCGCAAAAAGTTGCCCTGACGCAGTCGGCCAGCTTGTCCAGCGATCATCCAGTGAGTCTGTCTCAGAGCACTCCGTTGGGAAGTGTCGGCTGGGATGCCAATAGCCAATTGCACCTGGCGTTGTTGACCCAAGACCCGCAAGAGGTCAGCGGTTGGTTGCCGGGCGGCCAGCTACACAGCGATTTGCTGGTGCTGCTGCGGGTATACCTGGGCTGGCGCTGCACGGCGAAGCTGCAACTGTCGCTACCTGTACGCCATCTGCCAGCACCTGTGCTGGGCGTTACCTCTTCGAAGCTGGGTATGACCGCAGTGCTGGGGGTGGCGGAGCAGGACATCATCACTATCAACCTGGGCCGCTATCAAGGTCTGCAGATCAATCCTCAACACAGGGAAACACAGCATGTGGCGTACCGCTTCTAA
- the tssJ gene encoding type VI secretion system lipoprotein TssJ: MWRTASNFMTLAAVSAWLGGCGLSQTVADSTTATAKAIFYTQVKTLHLDFSGRVALNTDKTDMSGLSVPTLVRVYQLRGDRAVEKATYDSLLSQGDSVLSADLLNERTLVVKPGEGAQLSMPMDQGAQFVTVVALFRSPDTHLNTWRLTLSRNELDPDKPRVIELGDNRLSLRPLVKE, from the coding sequence ATGTGGCGTACCGCTTCTAATTTCATGACGTTGGCAGCGGTCAGTGCATGGCTGGGCGGTTGTGGCTTGAGCCAAACCGTGGCCGATAGCACCACTGCCACCGCCAAGGCGATTTTCTACACGCAGGTGAAAACCCTGCACCTTGACTTCAGTGGTCGGGTAGCGCTGAACACGGACAAGACCGACATGAGTGGGCTTTCAGTGCCGACCCTGGTGCGGGTCTACCAACTGCGTGGCGACCGGGCTGTCGAGAAGGCTACCTACGATAGCCTGCTCAGCCAAGGTGACAGCGTGCTCAGTGCCGACCTGCTGAATGAGCGCACTCTGGTGGTGAAACCCGGCGAGGGCGCGCAACTGAGCATGCCGATGGACCAGGGCGCGCAGTTCGTGACGGTGGTAGCGCTGTTCCGTTCCCCCGATACCCACCTCAACACCTGGCGCCTGACCTTGAGCCGAAACGAGCTTGATCCCGATAAGCCGCGAGTAATCGAACTGGGTGACAACCGTCTGAGCTTACGACCGTTGGTCAAGGAGTGA
- the tssE gene encoding type VI secretion system baseplate subunit TssE, with translation MSESNPSLYELLLQNFEGELELNQVGEEDQQTLSVLDNLQRILNSRAGTLAHLPDYGLPDMGMILQGLPGSAHGLMSTMVNTLLKFEPRLAAVDVVLLPQSRPGHLEYTLDVQLKGGRRVSFGTTLAPEGKVLVRHLKRQSYLSKS, from the coding sequence GTGTCCGAGTCGAATCCTTCGCTCTATGAACTGCTGCTGCAGAACTTTGAGGGTGAGTTGGAACTGAATCAAGTCGGTGAAGAGGATCAACAGACCCTGTCGGTGCTGGATAACCTGCAACGTATTCTCAATAGCCGAGCGGGGACGCTTGCTCACTTACCGGACTACGGCCTGCCAGACATGGGGATGATCCTGCAGGGGTTGCCCGGCTCTGCACATGGGCTGATGAGCACCATGGTCAACACCTTGCTCAAGTTCGAGCCGCGCCTGGCAGCGGTCGACGTCGTATTGCTACCGCAGTCGCGTCCTGGCCACCTTGAGTACACCTTGGACGTACAGCTCAAAGGCGGTAGGCGGGTGAGCTTCGGTACTACGCTGGCGCCTGAAGGAAAGGTGCTGGTGCGGCACCTCAAGCGGCAGAGCTATCTGTCGAAGTCGTGA
- a CDS encoding OmpA family protein, giving the protein MTALFEMRVRLGGDPHGFDGFKVLHDELVKLNHPACPDVDWVKVEALCLRLFEQNGAELQTAASFALARSHRHGPAGMAEGVALITALVGEWPRLWPTSPPVRLDILGWLFSQLQPLLRTVEWGVSSVSALAYLEVELRRLNQQLNCQVQVPVPTFQALLEQVGNLMQRMQRSSSPSMMVPQLTRVPEPALVMPVVVMPPAQNPFALAAERRIRRGRITLGLLVITAVIALAGWFGWKHWQAVEANKRVMPEPVQLDSLSLFDAGSAELKSGSTKVLVNALLGIKVHPGWLIVIAGHADATGDVAKNLELSQARASAVRDWMQRMGDIPDSCFAVQGFAASQPVTRNDTESGRAANRRVDIRLVPEVGACGQSTAGGRG; this is encoded by the coding sequence ATGACGGCGTTGTTTGAAATGCGTGTCCGCCTGGGCGGTGACCCGCACGGCTTCGACGGGTTCAAGGTACTGCACGATGAACTGGTCAAACTGAACCACCCGGCCTGCCCGGACGTGGATTGGGTCAAAGTCGAGGCGCTGTGCCTGCGGTTGTTCGAGCAGAACGGTGCTGAACTGCAAACCGCCGCCTCCTTTGCTCTGGCACGCAGTCATCGTCACGGTCCGGCTGGCATGGCCGAGGGTGTTGCGCTGATCACTGCGCTCGTCGGTGAATGGCCGCGTTTATGGCCGACTTCGCCACCCGTTCGCCTCGACATCCTGGGGTGGTTGTTCTCTCAACTGCAGCCACTGTTAAGGACCGTTGAGTGGGGCGTTTCAAGCGTATCCGCATTAGCCTACCTGGAAGTTGAATTGAGACGCTTGAACCAGCAACTGAATTGCCAGGTGCAGGTCCCCGTACCGACGTTTCAGGCGTTGCTGGAGCAGGTCGGCAATTTGATGCAACGTATGCAGCGCAGCAGTTCTCCAAGCATGATGGTGCCGCAGCTCACAAGAGTGCCTGAACCCGCCTTGGTGATGCCCGTTGTGGTCATGCCGCCTGCGCAGAACCCTTTCGCGTTGGCCGCAGAGCGGCGAATCAGGCGAGGTAGAATTACGCTTGGATTACTCGTGATCACTGCTGTGATCGCCTTGGCCGGTTGGTTTGGCTGGAAGCACTGGCAAGCTGTTGAGGCCAATAAACGCGTCATGCCTGAGCCCGTTCAGCTGGATAGCCTGAGCTTGTTCGACGCCGGCAGCGCTGAACTCAAATCCGGCTCGACCAAAGTGTTGGTCAACGCGCTGCTCGGAATCAAGGTCCATCCGGGCTGGTTGATTGTCATTGCAGGGCACGCCGATGCCACCGGCGATGTAGCGAAAAACCTTGAACTGTCGCAGGCTCGGGCCTCAGCAGTACGTGACTGGATGCAGCGGATGGGCGATATCCCCGACAGCTGTTTTGCTGTCCAGGGCTTCGCCGCCAGTCAACCGGTTACCCGCAATGACACTGAGTCCGGCCGGGCAGCCAATCGACGGGTCGATATCCGCTTGGTGCCGGAAGTCGGGGCTTGCGGGCAATCTACGGCGGGGGGGCGAGGGTAG
- a CDS encoding fimbrial biogenesis chaperone: MASASAWASITFDGFTRFIFEGNQKQLPVIIVNQADEPALVQVKLGWGDQQDTRELPMAVSKPLLLIPANSKASTDILYQGLGLPDDRESLLLLKVLQIPKKTADSNAMAIALQHNLKLFYRPQIPGSVKEAVEQLRWSAIAGDSYEARNDSPYYLTLTEVGLLDHSGAACGKVIDHLMIAPFSTYPLPVSDCDRPVSQVAYAFISDAGLAHARRSELQL; the protein is encoded by the coding sequence ATGGCCAGCGCTTCAGCATGGGCGTCGATTACCTTCGACGGCTTCACCCGGTTCATCTTCGAGGGCAACCAGAAGCAACTGCCGGTGATTATCGTCAACCAGGCCGATGAGCCGGCGCTGGTGCAGGTCAAGCTCGGTTGGGGTGACCAGCAGGACACCCGGGAGCTGCCGATGGCTGTTTCCAAGCCACTGCTGCTCATTCCCGCCAACAGCAAGGCATCGACCGACATCCTCTACCAGGGGCTTGGCCTGCCTGATGACCGGGAGTCGTTGCTGTTGCTCAAAGTGCTGCAGATTCCGAAAAAAACCGCCGACAGCAACGCCATGGCGATTGCCTTGCAGCACAACCTCAAGTTGTTCTACCGGCCGCAAATACCCGGCTCGGTCAAGGAGGCTGTGGAGCAACTGCGCTGGTCTGCAATTGCAGGCGACAGCTATGAAGCGCGCAACGATTCGCCGTATTACCTCACCCTGACCGAGGTCGGTTTGCTTGATCATTCAGGCGCCGCCTGCGGCAAGGTCATTGATCATCTGATGATTGCGCCGTTTTCAACCTATCCATTGCCTGTGAGCGACTGCGACCGGCCCGTCAGCCAGGTGGCGTACGCCTTTATCAGCGACGCCGGGCTGGCCCATGCGCGTCGAAGCGAGCTGCAGTTGTGA